Proteins encoded together in one Solanum lycopersicum chromosome 7, SLM_r2.1 window:
- the LOC101248992 gene encoding uncharacterized protein — protein MKVTANNRAELPAIASSKLVNTLPDSDLLQNPFCSRKPPRRKIKNSGGAGVRLRRDIAGAPGGKRSRPSTPLLRWKYNEDVNDNACTWEDKSTVELGRKSGRKVRNLVSARKLAAGLWRLQLPEVPNIPAQKLPQAGHIDLPFFDHHHIRENDSHIDDSEQSPRSVSGPRYGLYHKLEPSFQYPNSAMEGATKWDPVGWTIAEEIKEIYGHQKVPNKQSKTAAMISTLEAELERARTRIHQLEMERRSSKKKLEQFLRKLSEEKAAWRSREHEKIRAIIDDMKADLSREKKNRQRLEIVNSKLVNELADAKLSAKRYLQDYEKERKGRELIEEVCEELAKEIGEDKAEVEALKRESHSLREEVDEERKMLQMAEVWREERVQMKLVDAKVTLEEKYSQMNRLIAELESFLSSRGMNPDEEVIERAEQLKQEAASVNIRDISEFTYEPPNPDDIFSVFEDLNFVESNEREVEPCPAYSSASHPSKICTFSPDDGVYNKDNFLRHSLAYNQSDLEEEGSEWETVSHLDEQGSSYSAEGSVCSVNKNCRHSNASMEISEVYSGQGRQLKKVSSISRLWKSNGDNYKKISADGIHGRLSNGRLSNGATLSPDCGSSKGEFSPSGSSLDSGNPQITRGMKGCIEWPRNSHKHSLKAKLLEARMESQKVQLRHVLKQKI, from the exons ATGAAGGTTACTGCAAACAATAGAGCTGAGCTTCCAGCAATTGCATCATCAAAACTAGTGAACACTTTACCCGATTCAGATCTTTTACAAAACCCCTTTTGCTCTAGGAAACCGCCTCGCCGGAAAATCAAGAACTCCGGTGGCGCCGGAGTGAGGTTAAGGAGAGATATTGCAGGAGCTCCAGGTGGGAAAAGGAGCAGACCCAGTACCCCTTTACTACGATGGAAGTATAACGAAGACGTAAATGACAATGCTTGTACTTGGGAGGACAAATCGACGGTGGAGCTTGGTCGGAAATCTGGCCGGAAAGTTAGAAATTTGGTTTCTGCTAGGAAATTAGCTGCCGGACTATGGAGGCTTCAGTTACCGGAAGTTCCTAATATTCCAGCTCAAAAGTTACCTCAG GCTGGTCATATTGATTTACCCTTTTTCGACCATCATCACATTAGAGAGAATGATTCACACATTGATGATTCAGAGCAGAGTCCTCGATCTGTCTCCGGTCCAAGATATGGTCTTTATCACAAG CTAGAGCCCTCATTTCAATATCCAAACTCTGCTATGGAGGGGGCAACAAAGTGGGATCCAGTTGGCTGGACAATAGCCGAGGAAATAAAGGAGATTTACGGACACCAGAAGGTTCCTAATAAACAGTCGAAGACTGCTGCAATGATTTCCACCCTCGAGGCAGAGTTAGAGCGGGCTCGCACCCGAATCCATCAACTTGAGATGGAGCGACGGTCATCAAAAAAGAAACTCGAACAGTTTTTGAGAAAACTTAGTGAAGAGAAAGCAGCCTGGAGAAGCCGAGAACATGAGAAAATTCGTGCAATTATAGATGATATGAAAGCCGACTTGTCCAGAGAGAAGAAAAACCGACAGAGGCTGGAAATAGTTAACTCCAAGTTAGTTAATGAGTTGGCTGATGCCAAGTTATCAGCAAAGCGCTATTTGCAGGATTacgaaaaagaaagaaagggtAGAGAGTTGATAGAGGAAGTGTGTGAAGAATTAGCCAAGGAAATTGGAGAAGACAAGGCTGAAGTCGAGGCATTGAAGAGAGAATCACATTCACTCAGGGAGGAAGTAGATGAAGAAAGAAAGATGTTGCAGATGGCTGAGGTTTGGCGTGAGGAACGGGTTCAGATGAAACTAGTTGATGCTAAGGTGACACTCGAAGAGAAGTATTCCCAAATGAATAGACTAATTGCAGAGTTAGAGTCTTTCCTAAGTTCTAGAGGTATGAACCCCGACGAGGAAGTGATCGAAAGAGCTGAGCAACTCAAACAGGAAGCTGCTTCGGTGAATATTCGTGATATCAGTGAGTTCACTTATGAACCTCCAAATCCAGATGATATATTCTCAGTGTTTGAGGACCTTAATTTTGTCGAAAGTAATGAAAGGGAGGTTGAGCCATGTCCTGCATACAGTTCTGCTAGCCATCCCTCCAAAATTTGCACATTCAGTCCTGATGACGGTGTATACAACAAAGACAACTTCCTCAGACATTCTCTTGCGTATAATCAGAGTGATTTAGAGGAAGAAGGAAGTGAATGGGAAACAGTGAGCCATCTCGACGAGCAAGGTTCTAGTTATTCTGCTGAAGGAAGCGTCTGTTCTGTCAACAAGAACTGCAGGCACAGCAATGCCTCAATGGAGATAAGTGAAGTATATTCAGGGCAAGGTCGACAACTTAAGAAGGTGTCATCTATATCTAGGCTTTGGAAATCAAACGGAGACAACTACAAAAAGATATCAGCTGATGGAATACACGGGAGGCTATCAAATGGAAGGCTATCGAATGGTGCCACCCTTTCTCCAGATTGTGGTTCTAGTAAAGGCGAATTCAGTCCTTCAGGGAGCTCACTTGACTCGGGCAATCCACAAATAACACGAGGGATGAAAGGGTGCATTGAGTGGCCGCGTAACTCTCACAAGCACAGTTTAAAAGCAAAACTTCTGGAAGCAAGAATGGAGAGCCAGAAGGTCCAGTTACGTCACGTCTTGAAACAAAAGATCTAG